The following are encoded together in the Geobacter sulfurreducens PCA genome:
- a CDS encoding putative bifunctional diguanylate cyclase/phosphodiesterase: protein MRKEGKDGASATVMIIDDDELVRVLARRAVEQGGFAVIEAGDGVTAIEMFSRLVPDIILLDVVMPGMGGFDVCRRIRRLPGGDRVQILVMTSLDDTGAIDEAYEAGASDFLAKPIDWVLLPRRIRYLLRAKLAFDELHKSRTMLYNAQRIARLGNWEFDLETNVFTCSEESCRIFGIRDHRQGKSHRALMRRVHPEDRVTVKKAIFQAFRTGVGYCMDHRIVLDDGVERIVSQHAELLSADDGRTSRLVGTVHDITERTLAEERIRYLAHHDTLTALPNRFQFEERMEQALAFAQRNGFMMAVLFLDLDHFKKVNDTLGHHAGDRLLQEAAGRLMKCLRRSDTLTHASREDASPFISRMGGDEFTILLTDLAHPQDAARVSQRIITALSKRYVIGGHEVFVGASIGISLFPSDGEDCDQLLRNADTAMYHAKELGRNTYQYYSGSMNAMALERLTLENNLRWALKRNEFRLCYQPQLDAASGRVVGMEALLSWHRPGCDVVPPDDFIPLAEETGLIASIGEWVLWNACAQAVTWLHEGLPPVRVAVNLSSLQFRSRRLAELVRKVLRATGLPPSHLELEITEGVFMSNEEDAAVVIRDLKKMGVRFSVDDFGTGYSSLSRLSRFPLDALKIDRSFVRDISADPAAAGLTAAIIAMARNLGLNVIAEGVETHEQFAFLRANGCAEVQGFLFSQPLNPDAAAAFLRARSR, encoded by the coding sequence ATGCGAAAAGAGGGCAAGGACGGCGCTTCAGCTACCGTGATGATCATTGACGACGATGAGCTGGTGCGCGTTCTTGCCCGGCGCGCAGTAGAGCAGGGGGGCTTCGCGGTGATTGAAGCCGGCGATGGCGTCACCGCCATTGAGATGTTCAGCCGGCTTGTTCCCGACATCATCCTGCTCGATGTAGTAATGCCCGGCATGGGGGGATTTGATGTCTGCCGGCGTATTCGCCGTCTGCCGGGAGGAGACCGCGTCCAGATCCTCGTTATGACGAGTCTCGATGATACCGGTGCCATTGATGAAGCCTACGAGGCAGGGGCTTCGGACTTCCTGGCCAAGCCGATCGACTGGGTTCTGCTGCCCCGCCGTATCCGTTATCTACTGCGCGCCAAACTCGCTTTCGATGAGCTTCACAAGAGCAGGACCATGCTGTACAACGCTCAACGCATTGCTCGCCTGGGAAACTGGGAGTTCGACCTGGAGACCAACGTCTTTACCTGCTCCGAGGAATCGTGCCGCATTTTCGGCATCAGGGACCATCGGCAGGGGAAGAGTCACCGGGCCCTGATGCGCCGGGTGCATCCCGAAGACCGGGTAACGGTCAAGAAGGCCATCTTTCAGGCGTTCCGGACCGGTGTCGGCTACTGCATGGATCACCGGATCGTTCTCGATGATGGTGTTGAGCGGATCGTCAGCCAGCATGCCGAGCTTCTGTCCGCAGATGACGGGCGGACGTCAAGGCTGGTCGGAACGGTCCACGACATAACCGAGCGAACCCTTGCCGAGGAGCGGATTCGCTACCTTGCCCATCACGATACTCTGACGGCACTGCCCAACCGGTTCCAGTTCGAGGAGCGAATGGAACAGGCCCTGGCCTTTGCCCAGCGCAACGGCTTCATGATGGCAGTCCTGTTCCTGGATCTCGACCACTTCAAAAAGGTGAACGATACTCTGGGGCATCATGCGGGCGACCGGCTGCTTCAGGAGGCGGCCGGCCGGCTTATGAAATGCCTGCGGCGCAGCGATACGCTCACCCACGCTTCCCGCGAGGATGCGAGCCCCTTCATCTCCCGCATGGGCGGGGACGAGTTCACCATTCTGCTGACCGATCTGGCCCACCCCCAGGATGCCGCCAGGGTCTCGCAACGCATCATCACCGCCCTGTCCAAGCGTTATGTGATCGGCGGCCACGAGGTTTTCGTGGGGGCAAGCATCGGCATCAGTCTCTTTCCCTCCGACGGCGAGGACTGCGATCAGCTTTTGCGTAACGCGGATACGGCCATGTATCACGCCAAAGAACTGGGCCGCAATACCTATCAGTACTATTCGGGCTCTATGAACGCCATGGCGCTCGAGCGGCTGACCCTGGAAAACAACCTGCGCTGGGCGCTCAAACGGAATGAATTCCGCCTCTGCTACCAACCACAGCTGGATGCGGCCTCGGGGCGCGTGGTGGGGATGGAGGCTCTGCTGAGCTGGCATCGGCCGGGGTGTGATGTAGTCCCGCCTGACGATTTCATCCCCTTGGCCGAGGAAACCGGCCTTATCGCATCGATTGGCGAGTGGGTCCTCTGGAACGCTTGTGCCCAGGCGGTTACCTGGCTCCACGAGGGGCTCCCGCCGGTACGGGTGGCGGTCAATCTTTCCAGCCTCCAATTCCGGTCGCGTCGTTTGGCCGAGTTGGTGAGGAAGGTGCTGCGCGCCACCGGGTTGCCGCCATCGCATCTGGAGCTGGAGATTACCGAGGGGGTCTTCATGTCCAACGAAGAGGATGCTGCTGTTGTCATTCGCGACCTAAAGAAGATGGGGGTCCGCTTTTCCGTCGACGATTTCGGCACCGGCTACTCTTCCCTCAGCAGGCTGTCGCGCTTCCCGCTCGATGCTCTCAAGATCGACCGCTCCTTTGTCCGTGACATTTCAGCCGATCCGGCCGCGGCGGGCCTCACAGCCGCCATTATTGCCATGGCCCGCAATCTCGGCCTGAATGTTATTGCCGAAGGGGTCGAAACCCATGAACAGTTTGCCTTTCTCCGGGCAAACGGCTGCGCCGAAGTACAGGGATTCCTCTTCAGTCAGCCGCTTAACCCTGATGCAGCCGCAGCGTTCCTGCGCGCTCGGTCGCGCTAG
- a CDS encoding methyltransferase family protein, whose protein sequence is MNGAVDLVIRFLLFAMLHSIAALPGVQQRIGNMFPRGFRFYRAAYNLAALVTFGWVMAAWPLSPVIYLVPGSASLAFHAVQAFTLLQMIRCVSRTGMADFLGIRHPSREDAAHELVTTGCYGTVRHPLYTLAMVFCLFNPLMTVKWLLFTLMAGGYFVMGAVVEERRLEREFGDAYRSYRRQVPMLIPRRRKPVAKE, encoded by the coding sequence GTGAACGGAGCCGTTGATCTCGTCATCCGGTTCCTTCTGTTTGCCATGCTTCACTCAATCGCGGCCCTGCCGGGCGTTCAGCAGCGCATCGGCAACATGTTTCCGAGGGGATTTCGTTTCTATCGAGCAGCCTACAATCTGGCTGCCTTGGTCACCTTCGGGTGGGTCATGGCCGCATGGCCCCTGTCACCGGTTATCTACCTGGTGCCCGGATCGGCCAGCCTTGCCTTCCATGCGGTGCAGGCGTTCACCCTGCTGCAGATGATACGCTGCGTCTCCCGGACCGGAATGGCGGATTTCCTCGGCATCCGACACCCGAGCCGGGAGGATGCCGCCCACGAACTGGTCACCACAGGATGCTATGGCACAGTCCGCCACCCTCTCTACACACTGGCCATGGTCTTTTGTCTCTTCAACCCGCTCATGACCGTGAAATGGCTTTTGTTTACTCTTATGGCAGGGGGATATTTCGTGATGGGGGCCGTGGTGGAGGAGCGGAGGCTCGAAAGGGAATTCGGTGACGCCTATCGCAGCTACCGGCGCCAGGTGCCGATGCTCATCCCGCGAAGGAGGAAGCCCGTGGCAAAAGAGTGA